Proteins encoded together in one Anaerotignum propionicum DSM 1682 window:
- a CDS encoding recombinase family protein — MDSFIYKKQNDIQLVSEKIDDGFSGVTFDRPAFQELLEEIKHGVVNCVIVKDLSRFGRNYIEAGKYIEQIFPFLGVRFISINDNIDTAKENGYTNSMIVPFKNLLNDAYSRDISIKVRSQLEMRQKRGDFVGAFPVYGYIRDEENKHKLKIDETAAEIVRNIFAMRMDGYNNLYIADYLNRLGVPSPMEYKTLKEEGFFTSFKLNPKAKWSPMAVDRILKNELYTGNMIQGKETTLNYKTKKRMGKSKKDWIRVENTHDAIIPKEDFAIAQQMMLNDTRTSPQRDSLYLLSGMLRCGGCGSGMVRKIVKARGTTYTYYICAKNKEDKKECSSHRIREDAVLEAVSVLLQKHKAIFNQLNGESIAWKYASNELEIQKISEQISCKKEELQKYQALKNYIYEDYKDGTLTKTEYQNMKAYYEKICTETEQCMHCLKLEKENLENENFKKKSYRIEAQARDFSVELRRSALVLMIEKIIVLDGKKIKMVLRYQDEFFINSEG; from the coding sequence ATTGATTCATTCATATATAAAAAACAAAACGATATTCAGTTAGTCAGTGAAAAAATTGATGATGGTTTTAGTGGAGTTACTTTTGATAGGCCGGCATTTCAGGAACTTCTGGAGGAAATCAAACATGGGGTTGTAAATTGCGTTATTGTGAAAGACCTCTCTCGTTTTGGCAGGAACTATATTGAAGCAGGGAAATATATTGAGCAAATTTTCCCTTTTTTAGGGGTACGATTTATCTCAATTAATGACAATATTGATACAGCTAAAGAAAATGGTTATACAAATAGCATGATTGTCCCATTTAAAAATTTATTAAACGATGCTTATAGTCGGGATATTTCAATAAAAGTTAGGTCTCAATTGGAAATGCGGCAAAAGCGTGGTGACTTTGTAGGGGCATTTCCTGTTTATGGATATATACGTGATGAAGAGAATAAACATAAGCTGAAAATTGATGAAACTGCGGCAGAGATCGTTCGGAATATATTTGCTATGCGCATGGATGGATATAATAATTTATACATTGCCGATTATCTTAACCGTTTAGGGGTTCCCTCTCCCATGGAATATAAAACATTAAAAGAAGAGGGTTTTTTTACTTCATTTAAACTGAATCCAAAGGCAAAATGGTCTCCTATGGCTGTGGACCGTATATTAAAAAATGAGCTATACACAGGAAATATGATTCAAGGGAAAGAAACAACGTTGAATTATAAAACGAAAAAAAGGATGGGGAAATCCAAAAAAGATTGGATACGAGTTGAAAATACCCATGATGCCATTATTCCCAAAGAGGATTTCGCCATTGCACAGCAAATGATGTTAAATGATACAAGAACGTCTCCCCAGAGAGACAGTCTTTATTTACTTTCAGGAATGCTAAGGTGCGGTGGTTGTGGAAGCGGTATGGTTCGGAAAATTGTGAAGGCAAGGGGAACTACATATACCTACTATATTTGTGCGAAAAATAAAGAAGATAAAAAGGAATGTTCCAGCCATAGAATCCGAGAGGATGCTGTTTTAGAGGCTGTGTCGGTATTATTGCAAAAGCACAAGGCTATTTTTAATCAGTTAAATGGGGAAAGCATTGCATGGAAGTATGCTTCAAATGAACTTGAAATACAAAAAATATCGGAGCAGATAAGCTGTAAAAAAGAGGAATTACAAAAATATCAGGCCTTAAAAAATTACATATATGAAGATTATAAAGATGGTACTTTGACAAAGACTGAGTATCAAAATATGAAGGCGTATTATGAAAAAATATGTACAGAGACTGAACAATGCATGCATTGTTTAAAACTGGAAAAAGAAAATTTAGAGAATGAGAACTTTAAGAAAAAATCATATAGAATAGAAGCTCAAGCAAGAGATTTTTCTGTGGAATTAAGAAGGTCTGCTTTGGTTTTGATGATAGAGAAAATCATTGTTTTGGATGGGAAAAAAATAAAAATGGTATTGCGTTATCAGGATGAATTTTTCATAAATAGTGAAGGCTGA
- a CDS encoding DUF6870 family protein produces the protein MFTPKELKDLKKVDPLAVNLDDLIDINDVEIQMQLPREERIADFIRQIKNPYLFKCGNVVVKIEFSQAEVTLTERMKQYMRLK, from the coding sequence ATGTTTACACCAAAAGAACTGAAAGACTTAAAAAAAGTGGATCCTCTTGCAGTAAATCTTGATGATTTGATTGATATTAATGATGTTGAAATACAAATGCAACTTCCAAGAGAAGAACGAATTGCGGATTTTATAAGACAAATTAAGAATCCATATTTATTTAAGTGTGGGAATGTCGTTGTTAAGATTGAATTTTCTCAGGCAGAGGTAACTCTGACTGAGCGAATGAAGCAATATATGAGATTGAAGTAG
- the preA gene encoding NAD-dependent dihydropyrimidine dehydrogenase subunit PreA, with translation MGIKKDLSIDYLGVKCENPFFLSSSPVGSNYEMVAKAFETGWGGVFYKTIGIFVADECSPRFDHVKKEGMPWLGFKNMEQISDKPTEVNFENMYKLKKAYPEKIMVASIMGSNEDEWRKLAKMCDEVGVDLIEGNFSCPQMTSHAMGSDVGSNPDLVRAYSKAVAETTKIPFIAKMTPNITDMTIPAIAAMEGGAKGISAINTIKSITNIDLDNMTGMPVVNGKSSISGYSGAAVKPVALRFIAQMLQHEKLKNVPMSGIGGIETWRDCLEFLLLGCRNLQVTTSVMQYGYRVVEDMSNGLMHWMDERGYDKLDDFIGMALGNVIPAEDLNRDFKILPDFNDKKCVGCGRCYISCYDAGHQAIDWNTEKRRPELNDKCVGCHLCLNVCPVANCITPGEVKWKDGRQEVEIAMKKDYE, from the coding sequence ATGGGGATTAAAAAAGATTTATCTATTGATTATTTAGGTGTTAAATGTGAAAATCCGTTTTTCCTGTCCTCATCCCCTGTAGGTAGCAATTATGAAATGGTGGCGAAGGCCTTTGAAACGGGCTGGGGAGGTGTTTTCTATAAAACCATTGGTATTTTTGTTGCAGACGAGTGTTCACCCCGTTTTGACCATGTGAAAAAGGAAGGAATGCCTTGGCTAGGCTTTAAGAATATGGAGCAAATCTCAGACAAGCCCACAGAGGTGAACTTTGAGAATATGTATAAGTTGAAAAAGGCTTATCCTGAAAAAATTATGGTTGCCTCCATTATGGGTTCCAATGAAGATGAATGGCGTAAGCTTGCTAAAATGTGCGATGAAGTAGGTGTGGATTTGATTGAGGGAAACTTCTCCTGTCCTCAGATGACATCTCATGCCATGGGTTCTGACGTTGGCTCCAATCCGGATTTGGTGCGGGCGTATTCCAAGGCAGTTGCAGAAACCACCAAAATTCCTTTCATTGCAAAAATGACGCCTAACATTACAGATATGACTATTCCTGCCATTGCAGCAATGGAGGGTGGTGCAAAAGGCATTTCTGCAATCAATACCATTAAGTCCATTACCAATATTGATTTGGATAACATGACGGGTATGCCTGTTGTAAACGGTAAATCTTCCATTTCCGGTTACTCCGGCGCCGCAGTAAAGCCTGTTGCATTACGCTTTATTGCACAAATGCTCCAGCATGAAAAGCTGAAAAATGTGCCTATGTCGGGTATTGGTGGTATTGAAACATGGAGAGACTGTTTGGAGTTCTTACTGCTGGGCTGTAGAAATTTACAGGTAACCACATCCGTTATGCAGTATGGCTATCGTGTGGTTGAGGATATGTCCAACGGTTTGATGCATTGGATGGATGAAAGAGGCTATGATAAGCTGGATGATTTTATTGGTATGGCTTTAGGCAATGTAATTCCAGCAGAAGATTTAAATCGTGATTTCAAGATTTTGCCGGATTTTAATGATAAAAAATGTGTAGGCTGTGGAAGATGTTATATTTCCTGCTATGATGCAGGACATCAAGCAATTGATTGGAATACAGAAAAACGCAGACCAGAACTGAATGATAAATGTGTTGGTTGTCATCTTTGCTTAAACGTTTGCCCTGTTGCAAACTGCATCACACCCGGCGAAGTAAAATGGAAAGATGGCAGACAGGAAGTTGAAATTGCAATGAAAAAAGATTATGAATAA
- a CDS encoding NAD(P)-dependent oxidoreductase, with amino-acid sequence MSKVIKSTYVSEAVEGFTPRTAMEEASRCLLCHDAPCSKSCPAGTDPAKFIRSIRFRNVKGAAETIRENNVLGGSCARVCPYDRLCEEACSRCGIDKPIEIGRLQRFAVEQEEALQMNILKAPETKKAGKVACVGSGPASLACAAKLALEGYEVTIYEAEEKAGGVLTYGIAPARLPQHVVDHDINTVKNLGVKFVFNTKVGKDISIETLQKEYEAIFIGAGLWMEKLPEIPGTKLTGVLAAADFLKKARKSEGTYDPGRRVIVIGGGNVAMDCAVSAKLLGAEKVDIYYRRTLEEAPADMAEFQYALSLGISITTNFAPAEVVGTDKVEAMKFNGRDGESEAKVAVDTVVFAIGQGAEDMTSLAPFSVNEKGLIVTEGGCKTNIDGIFAGGDVVLGGKTVVEAVASGKAAAEEMMKYLAQKEVN; translated from the coding sequence TTGAGTAAAGTAATTAAATCAACGTATGTTTCTGAGGCTGTTGAAGGCTTTACGCCAAGAACAGCAATGGAAGAAGCTTCAAGATGCTTACTATGCCATGATGCCCCTTGCAGCAAAAGCTGTCCCGCAGGTACAGATCCTGCAAAGTTTATTCGCTCTATTCGCTTTAGAAATGTGAAGGGTGCGGCAGAAACCATCAGAGAAAACAATGTTCTGGGTGGCAGCTGCGCAAGAGTCTGTCCTTATGATCGTCTTTGTGAGGAAGCTTGCAGCAGGTGCGGCATTGATAAACCTATTGAAATCGGAAGATTACAGAGATTTGCTGTGGAACAGGAAGAAGCTCTGCAAATGAATATTTTAAAAGCCCCTGAAACGAAAAAAGCTGGAAAGGTCGCTTGTGTTGGTTCCGGGCCTGCCTCCCTTGCTTGTGCAGCAAAGCTTGCTTTGGAAGGCTATGAGGTTACAATTTATGAAGCTGAAGAAAAAGCCGGTGGTGTTTTGACCTATGGCATTGCACCTGCAAGATTACCTCAGCATGTTGTTGACCATGATATTAATACAGTGAAAAACTTAGGTGTGAAGTTTGTATTTAACACAAAAGTTGGAAAAGATATTTCCATTGAAACCCTTCAGAAAGAATATGAAGCAATCTTTATCGGTGCAGGTTTATGGATGGAAAAACTGCCTGAAATTCCCGGCACAAAACTGACTGGGGTGTTGGCAGCGGCGGATTTCTTGAAAAAAGCGAGAAAATCTGAGGGTACATATGATCCCGGCAGAAGGGTTATCGTAATTGGCGGTGGCAACGTAGCCATGGACTGTGCGGTTTCCGCAAAACTCTTGGGTGCAGAGAAGGTTGATATTTATTATAGAAGAACCCTTGAAGAGGCTCCTGCGGATATGGCTGAATTCCAGTATGCGTTATCTTTGGGTATCTCTATCACCACAAACTTTGCCCCTGCAGAGGTAGTAGGTACGGATAAGGTAGAAGCCATGAAGTTCAATGGTAGAGATGGGGAATCCGAAGCGAAGGTTGCTGTAGACACCGTTGTTTTTGCCATTGGACAAGGGGCTGAGGATATGACAAGCTTGGCACCCTTCTCAGTGAACGAAAAAGGCTTGATTGTGACCGAAGGTGGTTGCAAAACAAATATTGATGGAATTTTTGCCGGCGGTGACGTTGTTTTAGGCGGAAAAACCGTGGTTGAAGCTGTTGCATCTGGAAAAGCTGCGGCAGAAGAGATGATGAAGTATCTTGCACAGAAAGAGGTGAACTAA
- a CDS encoding Zn-dependent hydrolase encodes MYKCSLERTSDKIRTFSKFGDAGHGGITRYSLSDEAKQAREYYIERMTKIGATIETDDFANMYATLPGSDPNAKRIVMASHADSVKNGGNYDGILGVIGAMEVLETVAADNIPHKHPLTAMIWTNEEGSLYPPAMMSSGVVCNAYLPEGIAKNFKEENMLASKSVLDKISTFGEALEKSGYKGKKENRLSPDNYKAMFELHIEQGPILENAGLDVGVVTCVLGMFNTRVKFYGQAAHAGTFPMQYRQDALYAAAQALCYLHEEIDKLGYPELVYTTGEVVVHPCVHTVIPDYVDFSLDVRHENPEVLKQVYQIVRSLDGQEWAKCRCEVVDQWNRDTVYFDKKLVGYVKEAAEELNTKHQYINSGAGHDAQFAAYVLPTTMIFVSSEKGLSHCEPEHTSDEVCAEGISVLLNAVLKCDKE; translated from the coding sequence ATGTACAAATGCAGTTTAGAGCGAACCAGTGACAAAATCAGAACTTTTTCTAAGTTTGGTGATGCCGGCCACGGAGGAATTACCAGATATTCTTTATCTGACGAGGCAAAACAGGCAAGGGAATATTATATTGAAAGAATGACAAAAATCGGTGCAACCATTGAAACTGATGATTTTGCCAATATGTATGCAACACTACCGGGCAGTGATCCCAATGCAAAAAGAATTGTAATGGCATCTCACGCGGATTCTGTTAAAAATGGTGGTAATTATGACGGTATTTTAGGCGTCATTGGAGCTATGGAGGTTTTGGAAACCGTAGCGGCAGACAATATTCCTCATAAGCATCCCTTGACAGCAATGATATGGACAAATGAAGAGGGTTCCTTATATCCCCCTGCAATGATGAGTTCCGGTGTTGTATGCAATGCTTATCTGCCGGAAGGAATTGCAAAGAATTTTAAGGAAGAGAATATGCTTGCTTCCAAAAGTGTTTTAGATAAAATATCAACCTTTGGCGAGGCTCTTGAAAAAAGCGGTTATAAAGGCAAAAAAGAGAACCGTTTAAGCCCTGACAACTATAAGGCAATGTTTGAATTACATATTGAACAAGGTCCTATTTTGGAAAATGCCGGTTTAGACGTTGGTGTAGTTACCTGTGTTTTGGGTATGTTTAACACCAGAGTGAAATTTTATGGTCAGGCGGCTCATGCAGGCACATTCCCTATGCAATACCGTCAGGATGCCCTTTATGCGGCGGCACAGGCGCTTTGCTATCTTCATGAGGAAATAGATAAGCTTGGATATCCTGAGCTGGTATATACCACGGGGGAGGTAGTTGTTCATCCCTGTGTACATACTGTAATTCCTGATTATGTCGATTTCTCCCTTGATGTACGCCATGAGAATCCCGAAGTGCTGAAACAGGTTTATCAAATCGTTCGGAGCTTGGATGGTCAGGAATGGGCAAAATGCCGTTGTGAAGTGGTGGATCAGTGGAATCGAGATACCGTTTATTTCGATAAAAAGCTGGTGGGCTATGTGAAAGAGGCTGCAGAGGAATTAAATACGAAGCATCAATATATCAATAGTGGTGCAGGTCATGATGCACAATTTGCCGCATATGTTTTGCCAACCACCATGATATTTGTTTCTTCCGAAAAGGGTTTATCCCATTGTGAACCCGAGCATACAAGTGACGAGGTTTGCGCTGAAGGAATTAGTGTATTGCTGAATGCAGTTTTAAAGTGTGATAAAGAATAG
- a CDS encoding NCS1 family nucleobase:cation symporter-1, with product MSKYTQQEKNGLYELTPEATAELSNSHYYNSDLAPTTVNERTWNAFSICNLWVGMSICVPSLALASSLVALGISPMLAVVNVILGNLIVLIPIQLNSKIGTKYGIPFPIFSRMTFGNKGTQLPTFSRSIIACGWTAVQSWVGGGAIAALIGVAIPMFSDQSMKVALPGNDGVVVGQLIGFFLFMLLVFVVAYNGMEKVKWVQNIGGPILIIVILGLLMWSLNAISGSGHSLGDVFAVGNDATLIEQNGGFTFVFMAGLTGNIAFWSTMALNIPDFSRFAKSQKSQFMGQLVGMPIPMALCAFVGALFAQATKYTVGEALFDPTSVFYYVDNKLLVAICAVGVIMATITTCVAANVVAPANGFSNMSPKKISYKKGVIITCLIATFVTQPWWIYGSGASYIFNWLNNYGTIIAPVAAILIADYFICKKQLVDVAGLYQGEGGRYWYSGGWNKNAMIAWGVSFIIPLIGNTALKYHAGSGLKPNFIQFLAANGYMVSFIIAIVVYVALMKSAQGNVSYGFVSQEEHEGFTMNDN from the coding sequence ATGAGTAAATATACGCAGCAGGAAAAAAACGGTCTTTATGAATTAACACCCGAAGCAACCGCCGAGCTCAGCAATTCTCATTATTATAACTCGGATTTGGCGCCAACCACTGTAAATGAAAGAACATGGAATGCCTTTAGCATTTGCAACCTTTGGGTTGGTATGTCAATTTGTGTTCCATCCCTTGCCCTTGCATCTTCCTTGGTTGCTTTGGGTATATCACCAATGCTTGCAGTGGTGAACGTTATTTTGGGTAACCTGATTGTGTTAATTCCCATTCAGCTAAACTCTAAAATCGGAACAAAATATGGTATTCCATTCCCCATTTTCTCCAGAATGACCTTTGGAAATAAGGGAACCCAGTTACCTACTTTTTCAAGATCGATTATAGCCTGCGGGTGGACGGCGGTGCAAAGTTGGGTAGGTGGCGGAGCCATTGCTGCATTAATTGGTGTTGCAATCCCCATGTTTTCTGACCAAAGCATGAAAGTTGCTCTTCCTGGTAATGATGGCGTTGTTGTCGGACAATTAATCGGATTTTTCCTCTTCATGCTTTTGGTTTTCGTTGTTGCTTATAACGGTATGGAGAAAGTAAAATGGGTTCAAAATATTGGCGGCCCTATCTTGATTATCGTTATTTTAGGTTTATTAATGTGGTCATTAAATGCGATTTCCGGTTCGGGGCATTCCTTAGGGGATGTATTTGCTGTTGGAAATGATGCAACACTCATTGAACAAAATGGAGGTTTTACCTTTGTATTTATGGCGGGACTAACGGGAAATATTGCCTTCTGGTCCACCATGGCTCTGAATATTCCGGACTTCTCCAGATTTGCAAAGAGCCAAAAGAGCCAATTTATGGGGCAGTTGGTGGGCATGCCAATTCCTATGGCGCTGTGTGCGTTTGTTGGTGCTTTATTTGCACAGGCAACAAAATATACGGTGGGTGAAGCGCTGTTTGATCCTACAAGTGTATTCTATTATGTAGATAACAAGCTTCTTGTTGCAATCTGTGCAGTTGGTGTAATCATGGCAACCATAACAACTTGTGTTGCTGCAAATGTAGTTGCACCTGCAAATGGTTTTTCTAATATGTCTCCTAAAAAAATCAGCTACAAAAAGGGCGTAATCATCACTTGCTTGATTGCAACCTTCGTAACCCAGCCTTGGTGGATTTACGGTTCGGGCGCAAGCTATATCTTTAACTGGCTGAATAATTATGGAACCATTATTGCTCCTGTTGCTGCAATTTTGATTGCTGACTACTTTATCTGTAAAAAACAGCTTGTAGATGTTGCAGGCTTATATCAGGGCGAGGGTGGAAGATATTGGTACAGCGGTGGTTGGAATAAAAATGCAATGATTGCATGGGGTGTATCCTTCATTATTCCTTTAATAGGAAATACTGCTTTAAAATATCATGCTGGTTCCGGTTTAAAGCCTAACTTTATTCAATTCTTAGCTGCCAACGGATATATGGTTTCTTTCATAATTGCCATTGTTGTTTATGTGGCTTTAATGAAATCGGCACAAGGAAACGTAAGCTATGGCTTCGTAAGTCAAGAGGAGCACGAAGGATTTACGATGAATGACAATTAA
- the hydA gene encoding dihydropyrimidinase, producing MDLMIKNGTIVTEKEMFRGDIAVKDGIIAAIGKNLSDIPCENVVDAEGKLVLPGAIDAHTHLAMPFGGTISADGYYAGTRAAACGGTTTVFDFALQDFNEKMLDVVKRRDALAAPEAAVDYAFHVGVKDVHGDLLDSMKEAVEFGVPSFKVFMVYDFGVTDGVFYQVLEKAKEIGALICVHAENNELVNTLVERYTSEGKTAPWYHYMSRPEFVEAEADFRAISWAKSLDAPLYIVHLANKKGVEYVAKAKEEGYQIYAETCPQYLNFTCDVYKRDDARNFVCSPPMKGQESQDALWKALKQGVIDTVATDHCPFQQSEKDWGKDDFRKIPNGCAGVENMYPYMLAKANNGELTFMKAVEVCSSNPARIFGCTQKGSLTIGKDADIVIYDPEKDFTVACETMHSDYDHTIWEGTKLHGYPVKTFSRGRLVYDNGEFKGEPGWGKLIKRSLSPKNLK from the coding sequence ATGGACTTAATGATTAAAAACGGTACTATTGTAACAGAAAAAGAAATGTTTCGAGGCGATATTGCTGTGAAAGACGGAATCATTGCTGCAATTGGAAAGAACCTTTCAGACATTCCTTGTGAAAATGTTGTGGATGCAGAAGGAAAGCTTGTTTTGCCGGGTGCGATTGATGCCCATACCCATTTGGCGATGCCCTTTGGCGGAACAATTTCTGCAGACGGATACTATGCAGGAACAAGAGCGGCAGCCTGTGGCGGGACCACCACGGTTTTTGATTTTGCGCTGCAAGACTTTAACGAAAAAATGTTAGATGTAGTAAAAAGAAGAGATGCCCTTGCGGCTCCCGAAGCCGCTGTGGATTATGCCTTCCACGTTGGCGTAAAGGACGTTCATGGTGATCTCTTGGATTCTATGAAAGAGGCAGTAGAATTTGGTGTTCCATCCTTTAAAGTTTTTATGGTTTATGATTTTGGCGTAACAGACGGTGTTTTTTATCAGGTTCTTGAAAAAGCAAAAGAAATAGGCGCACTTATTTGTGTTCATGCAGAAAATAATGAATTGGTAAATACTTTAGTAGAAAGATATACTTCCGAAGGAAAAACAGCTCCATGGTATCATTACATGTCTCGCCCTGAGTTTGTAGAGGCCGAAGCGGATTTTAGGGCTATTTCATGGGCGAAATCTCTAGATGCTCCACTTTACATAGTGCATTTGGCGAACAAAAAAGGTGTGGAGTACGTAGCGAAAGCAAAAGAAGAAGGCTACCAAATCTATGCTGAAACTTGTCCCCAATATTTGAATTTCACCTGCGATGTCTATAAGAGAGACGACGCAAGAAACTTTGTCTGTTCACCACCTATGAAGGGGCAAGAGAGTCAGGATGCCCTTTGGAAGGCATTAAAGCAAGGCGTAATCGACACAGTTGCCACAGACCACTGTCCATTCCAGCAGTCTGAAAAGGATTGGGGTAAGGATGATTTCAGAAAGATTCCAAATGGCTGTGCTGGTGTAGAAAATATGTATCCTTACATGCTGGCAAAGGCAAACAATGGCGAATTAACCTTTATGAAAGCGGTTGAGGTATGTTCTTCAAATCCTGCAAGAATTTTCGGTTGTACCCAAAAAGGCAGCTTAACCATTGGTAAGGATGCAGACATTGTAATATATGATCCAGAAAAAGACTTTACGGTGGCCTGCGAAACCATGCATTCCGATTATGATCACACCATTTGGGAAGGCACAAAGCTTCATGGGTATCCTGTGAAAACCTTCTCCAGAGGCCGCCTTGTTTACGATAATGGAGAGTTCAAAGGGGAGCCCGGCTGGGGGAAATTAATTAAAAGAAGTTTAAGTCCAAAAAATCTAAAATAG
- a CDS encoding MerR family transcriptional regulator: MNADYKFSIREVSEICNIPSKTLRYYDEIELVVPEFRDEVNRYRYYSKNQLVTLCIIRKLRSMDFGLKEIQSIITGNKADDLEKNIEIKLTELLDEINCLQRKYASTSAFLQRLKTGVDLLNVKDAIIPGDIKIEQIPQMYLVFTRKTMSNYSNIDVSVHRWVEILDLCDSLNLKNKGTIIVTYFCNPLEQFLYTDTDIEFGITVDSSEEGDCFRTFGDITAATAIHVGNYADIIHTHIRLVQWINQNQYKIIGPVSEEFIISPLDINNIDQHVTKIIIPIEKKKK; this comes from the coding sequence ATGAATGCCGACTACAAATTCTCTATAAGAGAAGTATCAGAAATTTGTAACATTCCCAGCAAGACCTTGCGTTATTATGATGAAATAGAACTAGTTGTTCCCGAATTTCGAGATGAGGTCAATAGATACAGATATTACAGCAAAAATCAGCTTGTAACCCTTTGCATTATTCGTAAACTCCGTTCCATGGATTTCGGTTTAAAGGAAATTCAAAGTATTATAACCGGAAACAAAGCAGATGATTTGGAAAAAAACATTGAAATAAAGCTAACGGAGCTATTGGATGAAATCAATTGTCTGCAAAGAAAATATGCATCGACAAGCGCTTTTTTACAACGCTTGAAAACAGGTGTAGACCTTTTAAATGTCAAAGATGCTATCATACCGGGAGATATTAAAATAGAACAAATTCCCCAAATGTATTTGGTTTTTACACGAAAAACTATGTCCAATTACTCAAACATTGATGTTTCCGTCCATAGGTGGGTGGAAATTCTTGATTTATGCGATAGTTTGAATTTGAAAAATAAGGGAACCATTATTGTTACATATTTTTGCAACCCTTTAGAGCAATTTTTATATACAGATACCGACATTGAATTTGGCATTACTGTGGATTCCTCAGAGGAAGGCGATTGCTTTAGAACTTTCGGAGACATCACCGCTGCCACCGCAATTCATGTGGGAAATTATGCTGATATCATTCATACCCATATTCGATTAGTTCAATGGATCAATCAAAATCAGTACAAAATAATTGGTCCTGTTTCTGAGGAGTTTATAATCTCTCCATTGGACATTAATAATATTGATCAACATGTGACTAAAATAATAATTCCCATTGAGAAAAAGAAAAAATGA
- a CDS encoding nitroreductase family protein, producing the protein MHTIECIKTRRSIRRYLPKKVAHSVIEELIECVRWAPSWNNCKAVRYTVVENAEHLQTLANTLVAPENIHIVKNAPLIFVISNVKKRSGYERDGHLSSSKGESWEMFDAGVACQTLCLAAAELGLGTVIMGTFDEKGISKFIDLPENEEIIALVACGYANEVPVPPRRKAVGEILRYL; encoded by the coding sequence ATGCATACCATTGAATGCATTAAAACAAGGCGAAGTATCAGACGATATTTACCAAAGAAAGTAGCTCATTCAGTAATCGAGGAGCTAATAGAATGCGTCAGATGGGCACCTTCTTGGAATAATTGTAAGGCAGTGAGATATACGGTTGTGGAGAATGCAGAGCATCTGCAAACCTTGGCAAATACCCTGGTTGCTCCTGAAAATATCCATATTGTCAAAAATGCACCCTTAATTTTTGTCATTTCCAATGTAAAAAAACGTTCCGGCTATGAGCGGGATGGTCATCTTTCTTCATCAAAGGGGGAAAGCTGGGAAATGTTTGATGCAGGGGTTGCGTGCCAAACCTTATGCCTTGCAGCAGCGGAGCTGGGGCTGGGAACTGTAATAATGGGCACATTTGATGAGAAAGGTATTTCCAAGTTTATTGATTTACCGGAAAATGAGGAGATCATTGCTTTGGTGGCCTGTGGCTATGCAAATGAAGTGCCAGTGCCGCCAAGGAGGAAAGCAGTAGGGGAGATACTAAGATATTTGTAA
- a CDS encoding hotdog fold domain-containing protein — MSEQSVTYRYRMSDRDVFYGGGVVNGARSITLANDTANRLMAKVFQNTGHCVEVRKVRLYEPCFAGDYMEFMARIKKMEGNRAVIEVRSFKIIEVPENPPFPSSIDVLPEPPLSTVVQFVYEPY, encoded by the coding sequence ATGAGTGAACAAAGCGTAACATATCGTTACAGAATGTCAGATAGAGATGTTTTTTATGGTGGCGGCGTTGTAAACGGAGCAAGAAGCATCACCCTTGCCAATGATACTGCTAACCGCTTGATGGCCAAGGTGTTTCAAAACACAGGACATTGCGTAGAAGTTAGAAAAGTGCGTCTATATGAGCCTTGCTTTGCGGGGGATTATATGGAATTTATGGCAAGGATTAAGAAAATGGAAGGAAATCGTGCAGTGATCGAGGTGCGTTCTTTTAAAATCATTGAAGTGCCTGAAAACCCTCCATTTCCAAGCTCTATTGATGTGCTCCCTGAGCCACCGTTGTCTACAGTAGTCCAGTTTGTATACGAACCCTATTAA